Proteins found in one Pirellulales bacterium genomic segment:
- a CDS encoding DNA methyltransferase: MTKSQLHLSLTAGTAISHVTPSREPIDQRNNESLPGARNLDAMPTLNDSDPSVTLLKKSSASDNPSQYLAPGQKSRPANFPLDRLLNQDCIAGLQALPAGSVDLAFADPPFNIGYDYDVYQDRQEHAAYLDWSRRWIAAVHHALKPTGTFWLAIGDEYAAELKLISQEIGFACRSWVVWYYTFGVNCKRKFTRSHAHLFHFVKDPDNFTFLAEELENRIPSARQLVYNDARGNPQGRLPDDTWILRPQDLTDGFEPHEDSWYFPRIAGTHKQREGFHGCQMPEQLLGRIIRVCSQIGDLVLDPFSGSGTTLVTAKKLRRHYLGYDISSDYIKHALQRLLQTKLGEPLDGDAEPKMSAPATLEKQPGLKKYRDQAYFPTADVAERMQGVEFTESWERGLLEAFAQSYGGHSVDRLIADAALNAAFLAACDKLGLAGDARSWNKALLRLRKAKRLVDYPARERSDIAWKTCDNSWHASEIAWQLLTENQPRLAIEDILCDPVLAAEFDALGQRYAPRAAALALRWGAIKLRKISKLARLQALVLSPGLLRGGIPLAEIATSPTITAAIPTTAGVYRIFTKDNTTLWIGGTFDMRNRLRLHAATAEFLTPAGEPADLHAQFFATEPQIKNLLGYQARLVQKLSPRLNLRHLWVRE; this comes from the coding sequence ATGACAAAGAGTCAACTGCATCTATCTCTGACCGCGGGGACCGCCATTTCCCATGTGACACCCAGCCGAGAGCCAATTGACCAAAGAAACAATGAAAGCTTGCCGGGCGCGAGAAATTTGGATGCCATGCCTACTCTCAACGATAGCGATCCTTCCGTGACCTTACTAAAAAAATCCTCGGCTAGCGACAATCCATCCCAATATTTAGCCCCGGGGCAAAAATCCCGGCCAGCTAATTTTCCACTGGATCGCTTGCTGAATCAAGATTGTATTGCCGGGCTGCAAGCGCTTCCCGCGGGAAGCGTGGACCTGGCCTTTGCGGATCCGCCGTTCAACATCGGCTATGATTACGACGTTTATCAGGATCGCCAGGAACACGCCGCCTATCTGGACTGGTCGCGGCGGTGGATTGCCGCCGTGCATCACGCGCTTAAACCGACGGGTACTTTTTGGCTGGCGATCGGCGACGAGTACGCGGCGGAACTCAAGCTGATCAGCCAGGAAATCGGCTTCGCCTGCCGCAGTTGGGTGGTGTGGTACTACACCTTTGGCGTCAATTGCAAGCGAAAATTCACCCGCTCGCACGCACACCTTTTTCATTTTGTGAAAGATCCCGATAATTTCACATTCTTAGCCGAAGAGCTGGAAAATCGCATCCCTTCGGCCCGGCAACTGGTTTACAACGACGCCCGTGGCAATCCCCAGGGTCGCCTGCCCGACGACACCTGGATTCTGCGCCCCCAGGATCTGACGGATGGCTTTGAGCCACACGAGGATAGCTGGTATTTTCCCCGCATCGCGGGGACTCATAAACAGCGCGAGGGATTTCACGGTTGCCAAATGCCCGAACAACTGCTGGGACGCATCATACGCGTTTGCAGCCAAATAGGGGATCTGGTCCTGGACCCCTTTAGCGGCAGCGGCACCACTCTGGTTACCGCAAAAAAACTCCGCCGCCATTATTTAGGCTACGACATTTCGTCCGACTACATCAAGCATGCCCTCCAGCGTCTGTTGCAGACGAAATTGGGCGAGCCGCTGGACGGCGATGCCGAGCCAAAGATGAGCGCCCCCGCGACCTTGGAGAAACAGCCGGGACTAAAGAAGTACCGGGACCAGGCGTACTTTCCCACGGCGGACGTGGCCGAGCGGATGCAGGGAGTGGAATTTACGGAAAGCTGGGAGCGGGGGCTGCTGGAGGCATTTGCACAAAGCTATGGGGGACATTCGGTTGACCGGCTAATTGCCGATGCCGCGCTCAACGCCGCATTTTTGGCGGCGTGTGACAAGTTAGGTTTGGCTGGTGACGCCCGCTCCTGGAATAAAGCCCTTTTACGGCTGCGCAAAGCTAAGCGACTGGTGGATTATCCCGCGCGCGAGCGATCGGACATCGCTTGGAAAACATGCGACAATAGCTGGCACGCCAGCGAGATTGCCTGGCAATTGCTGACCGAAAACCAGCCCCGCCTGGCTATCGAGGACATCTTGTGCGACCCCGTGCTAGCGGCGGAATTTGACGCGCTGGGGCAGCGCTATGCGCCCCGGGCGGCCGCGCTCGCGCTGCGGTGGGGGGCGATCAAACTGCGTAAAATTTCCAAGCTGGCCCGCCTGCAAGCCTTGGTGTTATCGCCGGGTCTATTGCGGGGGGGGATTCCCCTGGCGGAGATAGCGACGTCCCCGACTATCACCGCTGCCATTCCCACGACCGCGGGGGTCTATCGGATCTTTACAAAGGATAATACCACCCTTTGGATCGGAGGGACGTTTGACATGCGCAACCGTCTGCGGCTCCATGCCGCCACGGCGGAATTTTTGACTCCCGCGGGGGAGCCCGCCGATCTCCACGCGCAATTCTTTGCCACCGAACCGCAAATCAAAAACCTGCTGGGTTACCAGGCCCGATTAGTACAAAAACTCTCCCCGCGCTTAAACTTACGGCATCTCTGGGTACGCGAGTAA